One genomic region from Drosophila subpulchrella strain 33 F10 #4 breed RU33 chromosome 2R, RU_Dsub_v1.1 Primary Assembly, whole genome shotgun sequence encodes:
- the LOC119549930 gene encoding uncharacterized protein LOC119549930 isoform X12 — MPATATSKQRPPAAEEGMTPKKTALIIVTVIGCIAILWPKVFHPMMFGGVPPPKPNLKDQRAAPGGLRQERPAHLHPESIYQAMKERGRAIPATQTVPILEQRKTSPSNPPPRIVDGRPGPIPGMRPPMGAGALHQPQQRGSSMGFLMPLYTVGIVVFFGYTLMKIMFKKQVPNEPYGPAPSNPSFRQEVFGKQNHSQVEDLGSSKLGWREHQTIVTAIQGLIDAADEQLNGQDKQRATSDTETDSNKKNDNEKTREQLDKQNLSNGHASTDQKPEQETAAKGGRKRRDLSAERELTVLGMELTASCEGGHKWTGRPPTPVFRAPSEHSKLEENLPEPQTIYLEGALAHESQILVADSQTKEEVYDSELNGSAEEPAIILSSRMTLSLINLDANQQNGNAGKSPVESPLADDIEIIGHDEQ, encoded by the exons ATGCCTGCAACAGCCACATCGAAGCAAAGACCTCCGGCCGCCGAGGAGGGAATGACGCCCAAGAAAACTGCGTTAATCATTGTCACCGTGATCGGATGCATCGCCATTCTCTGGCCAAAGGTCTTCCATCCCATGATGTTCGGCGGGGTTCCGCCGCCCAAGCCAAACTTGAAGGATCAGCGAGCAGCACCCGGCG GTCTGCGCCAGGAGCGTCCAGCCCACCTGCATCCGGAATCCATATATCAGGCCATGAAAGAGCGGGGTCGTGCCATCCCCGCCACGCAAACAGTTCCGATACTGGAACAACGGAAAACCTCACCCAGTAATCCGCCTCCGCGGATCGTGGACGGTCGG CCTGGACCGATTCCTGGAATGCGTCCGCCCATGGGAGCCGGAGCACTGCATCAACCGCAGCAGCGTGGCAGTAGCATGGGCTTCCTGATGCCACTTTACACGGTCGGAATTGTGGTGTTCTTCGGCTACACATTGATGAAG ATAATGTTCAAGAAGCAAGTGCCCAATGAACCGTACGGACCAGCACCTTCGAATCCTTCGTTCCGACAGGAGGTCTTCGGAAAGCAGAACCACAGTCAGGTGGAGGACTTGGGCAGCAGCAAATTGG GCTGGCGAGAGCATCAGACAA TTGTTACGGCCATACAAGGTTTGATAGACGCGGCCGATGAGCAATTGAACGGCCAAGACAAGCAGAGGGCGACGAGCGATACTGAAACTGATTCGAATAAG AAAAACGACAACGAAAAAACGAGAGAGCAACTAGACAAGCAGAACCTTTCCAACGGACATGCAAGCACCGACCAGAAACCGGAACAGGAGACAGCGGCGAAGGGAGGCAGGAAACGCCGGGATCTGAGCGCTGAACGGGAACTAACG GTACTCGGCATGGAGTTAACAGCCAGTTGCGAGGGCGGCCACAAGTGGACTGGACGCCCTCCAACGCCTGTTTTCCGAGCGCCAAGCGAACAT TCCAAATTGGAAGAAAATTTGCCGGAGCCGCAGACCATTTACTTGGAAGGCGCTTTGGCCCACGAGTCTCAGATTTTGGTGGCCGACTCCCAAACCAAAGAAGAGGTGTACGACTCTGAGCTCAATGGATCAGCCGAGGAACCAGCC ATCATTCTTAGCAGCAGAATGACATTGTCATTGATTAATTTGGACGCAAATCAACAAAATGGAAATGCAGGCAAATCCCCAGTGGAAAGTCCTCTGGCTGATGACATCGAAATAATTGGACACGACGAGCAGTAG
- the LOC119549930 gene encoding resistance to inhibitors of cholinesterase protein 3 isoform X5: MPATATSKQRPPAAEEGMTPKKTALIIVTVIGCIAILWPKVFHPMMFGGVPPPKPNLKDQRAAPGGLRQERPAHLHPESIYQAMKERGRAIPATQTVPILEQRKTSPSNPPPRIVDGRPGPIPGMRPPMGAGALHQPQQRGSSMGFLMPLYTVGIVVFFGYTLMKIMFKKQVPNEPYGPAPSNPSFRQEVFGKQNHSQVEDLGSSKLGWREHQTRAAAVKPPAAKDTEKELYNASLSATEVASSLSTSLKNHQQLKEAEQLMEIEKLRQKLESTERAMAQLVAEMNTDQYEAKKNDNEKTREQLDKQNLSNGHASTDQKPEQETAAKGGRKRRDLSAERELTVLGMELTASCEGGHKWTGRPPTPVFRAPSEHSKLEENLPEPQTIYLEGALAHESQILVADSQTKEEVYDSELNGSAEEPAIILSSRMTLSLINLDANQQNGNAGKSPVESPLADDIEIIGHDEQ; encoded by the exons ATGCCTGCAACAGCCACATCGAAGCAAAGACCTCCGGCCGCCGAGGAGGGAATGACGCCCAAGAAAACTGCGTTAATCATTGTCACCGTGATCGGATGCATCGCCATTCTCTGGCCAAAGGTCTTCCATCCCATGATGTTCGGCGGGGTTCCGCCGCCCAAGCCAAACTTGAAGGATCAGCGAGCAGCACCCGGCG GTCTGCGCCAGGAGCGTCCAGCCCACCTGCATCCGGAATCCATATATCAGGCCATGAAAGAGCGGGGTCGTGCCATCCCCGCCACGCAAACAGTTCCGATACTGGAACAACGGAAAACCTCACCCAGTAATCCGCCTCCGCGGATCGTGGACGGTCGG CCTGGACCGATTCCTGGAATGCGTCCGCCCATGGGAGCCGGAGCACTGCATCAACCGCAGCAGCGTGGCAGTAGCATGGGCTTCCTGATGCCACTTTACACGGTCGGAATTGTGGTGTTCTTCGGCTACACATTGATGAAG ATAATGTTCAAGAAGCAAGTGCCCAATGAACCGTACGGACCAGCACCTTCGAATCCTTCGTTCCGACAGGAGGTCTTCGGAAAGCAGAACCACAGTCAGGTGGAGGACTTGGGCAGCAGCAAATTGG GCTGGCGAGAGCATCAGACAA GAGCTGCCGCCGTGAAGCCGCCGGCCGCcaaggacaccgaaaaggagCTCTACAACGCCAGCCTGTCGGCCACCGAGGTGGCCAGCAGTTTGTCCACCTCGCTGAAGAACCACCAGCAGCTGAAGGAGGCCGAGCAGctgatggagatcgagaagcTGCGCCAAAAGCTCGAGTCCACGGAGCGGGCGATGGCCCAGCTGGTGGCCGAAATGAACACCGATCAGTATGAGGCAAAG AAAAACGACAACGAAAAAACGAGAGAGCAACTAGACAAGCAGAACCTTTCCAACGGACATGCAAGCACCGACCAGAAACCGGAACAGGAGACAGCGGCGAAGGGAGGCAGGAAACGCCGGGATCTGAGCGCTGAACGGGAACTAACG GTACTCGGCATGGAGTTAACAGCCAGTTGCGAGGGCGGCCACAAGTGGACTGGACGCCCTCCAACGCCTGTTTTCCGAGCGCCAAGCGAACAT TCCAAATTGGAAGAAAATTTGCCGGAGCCGCAGACCATTTACTTGGAAGGCGCTTTGGCCCACGAGTCTCAGATTTTGGTGGCCGACTCCCAAACCAAAGAAGAGGTGTACGACTCTGAGCTCAATGGATCAGCCGAGGAACCAGCC ATCATTCTTAGCAGCAGAATGACATTGTCATTGATTAATTTGGACGCAAATCAACAAAATGGAAATGCAGGCAAATCCCCAGTGGAAAGTCCTCTGGCTGATGACATCGAAATAATTGGACACGACGAGCAGTAG
- the LOC119549930 gene encoding uncharacterized protein LOC119549930 isoform X4, whose amino-acid sequence MPATATSKQRPPAAEEGMTPKKTALIIVTVIGCIAILWPKVFHPMMFGGVPPPKPNLKDQRAAPGGCCDVVLDREQFMNVSKKDPIEPFGPRLYRKQINVYTGEISLRQERPAHLHPESIYQAMKERGRAIPATQTVPILEQRKTSPSNPPPRIVDGRPGPIPGMRPPMGAGALHQPQQRGSSMGFLMPLYTVGIVVFFGYTLMKIMFKKQVPNEPYGPAPSNPSFRQEVFGKQNHSQVEDLGSSKLGAAAVKPPAAKDTEKELYNASLSATEVASSLSTSLKNHQQLKEAEQLMEIEKLRQKLESTERAMAQLVAEMNTDQYEAKKNDNEKTREQLDKQNLSNGHASTDQKPEQETAAKGGRKRRDLSAERELTSKLEENLPEPQTIYLEGALAHESQILVADSQTKEEVYDSELNGSAEEPAIILSSRMTLSLINLDANQQNGNAGKSPVESPLADDIEIIGHDEQ is encoded by the exons ATGCCTGCAACAGCCACATCGAAGCAAAGACCTCCGGCCGCCGAGGAGGGAATGACGCCCAAGAAAACTGCGTTAATCATTGTCACCGTGATCGGATGCATCGCCATTCTCTGGCCAAAGGTCTTCCATCCCATGATGTTCGGCGGGGTTCCGCCGCCCAAGCCAAACTTGAAGGATCAGCGAGCAGCACCCGGCG GATGTTGTGACGTTGTGCTTGACAGGGAGCAGTTTATGAATGTCTCGAAGAAGGATCCTATAGAGCCATTCGGTCCGCGTTTGTATCGCAAACAAATCAATGTTTACACGGGCGAAATAA GTCTGCGCCAGGAGCGTCCAGCCCACCTGCATCCGGAATCCATATATCAGGCCATGAAAGAGCGGGGTCGTGCCATCCCCGCCACGCAAACAGTTCCGATACTGGAACAACGGAAAACCTCACCCAGTAATCCGCCTCCGCGGATCGTGGACGGTCGG CCTGGACCGATTCCTGGAATGCGTCCGCCCATGGGAGCCGGAGCACTGCATCAACCGCAGCAGCGTGGCAGTAGCATGGGCTTCCTGATGCCACTTTACACGGTCGGAATTGTGGTGTTCTTCGGCTACACATTGATGAAG ATAATGTTCAAGAAGCAAGTGCCCAATGAACCGTACGGACCAGCACCTTCGAATCCTTCGTTCCGACAGGAGGTCTTCGGAAAGCAGAACCACAGTCAGGTGGAGGACTTGGGCAGCAGCAAATTGG GAGCTGCCGCCGTGAAGCCGCCGGCCGCcaaggacaccgaaaaggagCTCTACAACGCCAGCCTGTCGGCCACCGAGGTGGCCAGCAGTTTGTCCACCTCGCTGAAGAACCACCAGCAGCTGAAGGAGGCCGAGCAGctgatggagatcgagaagcTGCGCCAAAAGCTCGAGTCCACGGAGCGGGCGATGGCCCAGCTGGTGGCCGAAATGAACACCGATCAGTATGAGGCAAAG AAAAACGACAACGAAAAAACGAGAGAGCAACTAGACAAGCAGAACCTTTCCAACGGACATGCAAGCACCGACCAGAAACCGGAACAGGAGACAGCGGCGAAGGGAGGCAGGAAACGCCGGGATCTGAGCGCTGAACGGGAACTAACG TCCAAATTGGAAGAAAATTTGCCGGAGCCGCAGACCATTTACTTGGAAGGCGCTTTGGCCCACGAGTCTCAGATTTTGGTGGCCGACTCCCAAACCAAAGAAGAGGTGTACGACTCTGAGCTCAATGGATCAGCCGAGGAACCAGCC ATCATTCTTAGCAGCAGAATGACATTGTCATTGATTAATTTGGACGCAAATCAACAAAATGGAAATGCAGGCAAATCCCCAGTGGAAAGTCCTCTGGCTGATGACATCGAAATAATTGGACACGACGAGCAGTAG
- the LOC119549930 gene encoding uncharacterized protein LOC119549930 isoform X3: MPATATSKQRPPAAEEGMTPKKTALIIVTVIGCIAILWPKVFHPMMFGGVPPPKPNLKDQRAAPGGCCDVVLDREQFMNVSKKDPIEPFGPRLYRKQINVYTGEISLRQERPAHLHPESIYQAMKERGRAIPATQTVPILEQRKTSPSNPPPRIVDGRPGPIPGMRPPMGAGALHQPQQRGSSMGFLMPLYTVGIVVFFGYTLMKIMFKKQVPNEPYGPAPSNPSFRQEVFGKQNHSQVEDLGSSKLGWREHQTRAAAVKPPAAKDTEKELYNASLSATEVASSLSTSLKNHQQLKEAEQLMEIEKLRQKLESTERAMAQLVAEMNTDQYEAKKNDNEKTREQLDKQNLSNGHASTDQKPEQETAAKGGRKRRDLSAERELTSKLEENLPEPQTIYLEGALAHESQILVADSQTKEEVYDSELNGSAEEPAIILSSRMTLSLINLDANQQNGNAGKSPVESPLADDIEIIGHDEQ, encoded by the exons ATGCCTGCAACAGCCACATCGAAGCAAAGACCTCCGGCCGCCGAGGAGGGAATGACGCCCAAGAAAACTGCGTTAATCATTGTCACCGTGATCGGATGCATCGCCATTCTCTGGCCAAAGGTCTTCCATCCCATGATGTTCGGCGGGGTTCCGCCGCCCAAGCCAAACTTGAAGGATCAGCGAGCAGCACCCGGCG GATGTTGTGACGTTGTGCTTGACAGGGAGCAGTTTATGAATGTCTCGAAGAAGGATCCTATAGAGCCATTCGGTCCGCGTTTGTATCGCAAACAAATCAATGTTTACACGGGCGAAATAA GTCTGCGCCAGGAGCGTCCAGCCCACCTGCATCCGGAATCCATATATCAGGCCATGAAAGAGCGGGGTCGTGCCATCCCCGCCACGCAAACAGTTCCGATACTGGAACAACGGAAAACCTCACCCAGTAATCCGCCTCCGCGGATCGTGGACGGTCGG CCTGGACCGATTCCTGGAATGCGTCCGCCCATGGGAGCCGGAGCACTGCATCAACCGCAGCAGCGTGGCAGTAGCATGGGCTTCCTGATGCCACTTTACACGGTCGGAATTGTGGTGTTCTTCGGCTACACATTGATGAAG ATAATGTTCAAGAAGCAAGTGCCCAATGAACCGTACGGACCAGCACCTTCGAATCCTTCGTTCCGACAGGAGGTCTTCGGAAAGCAGAACCACAGTCAGGTGGAGGACTTGGGCAGCAGCAAATTGG GCTGGCGAGAGCATCAGACAA GAGCTGCCGCCGTGAAGCCGCCGGCCGCcaaggacaccgaaaaggagCTCTACAACGCCAGCCTGTCGGCCACCGAGGTGGCCAGCAGTTTGTCCACCTCGCTGAAGAACCACCAGCAGCTGAAGGAGGCCGAGCAGctgatggagatcgagaagcTGCGCCAAAAGCTCGAGTCCACGGAGCGGGCGATGGCCCAGCTGGTGGCCGAAATGAACACCGATCAGTATGAGGCAAAG AAAAACGACAACGAAAAAACGAGAGAGCAACTAGACAAGCAGAACCTTTCCAACGGACATGCAAGCACCGACCAGAAACCGGAACAGGAGACAGCGGCGAAGGGAGGCAGGAAACGCCGGGATCTGAGCGCTGAACGGGAACTAACG TCCAAATTGGAAGAAAATTTGCCGGAGCCGCAGACCATTTACTTGGAAGGCGCTTTGGCCCACGAGTCTCAGATTTTGGTGGCCGACTCCCAAACCAAAGAAGAGGTGTACGACTCTGAGCTCAATGGATCAGCCGAGGAACCAGCC ATCATTCTTAGCAGCAGAATGACATTGTCATTGATTAATTTGGACGCAAATCAACAAAATGGAAATGCAGGCAAATCCCCAGTGGAAAGTCCTCTGGCTGATGACATCGAAATAATTGGACACGACGAGCAGTAG
- the LOC119549930 gene encoding resistance to inhibitors of cholinesterase protein 3 isoform X15, with the protein MPATATSKQRPPAAEEGMTPKKTALIIVTVIGCIAILWPKVFHPMMFGGVPPPKPNLKDQRAAPGGLRQERPAHLHPESIYQAMKERGRAIPATQTVPILEQRKTSPSNPPPRIVDGRPGPIPGMRPPMGAGALHQPQQRGSSMGFLMPLYTVGIVVFFGYTLMKIMFKKQVPNEPYGPAPSNPSFRQEVFGKQNHSQVEDLGSSKLVVTAIQGLIDAADEQLNGQDKQRATSDTETDSNKKNDNEKTREQLDKQNLSNGHASTDQKPEQETAAKGGRKRRDLSAERELTSKLEENLPEPQTIYLEGALAHESQILVADSQTKEEVYDSELNGSAEEPAIILSSRMTLSLINLDANQQNGNAGKSPVESPLADDIEIIGHDEQ; encoded by the exons ATGCCTGCAACAGCCACATCGAAGCAAAGACCTCCGGCCGCCGAGGAGGGAATGACGCCCAAGAAAACTGCGTTAATCATTGTCACCGTGATCGGATGCATCGCCATTCTCTGGCCAAAGGTCTTCCATCCCATGATGTTCGGCGGGGTTCCGCCGCCCAAGCCAAACTTGAAGGATCAGCGAGCAGCACCCGGCG GTCTGCGCCAGGAGCGTCCAGCCCACCTGCATCCGGAATCCATATATCAGGCCATGAAAGAGCGGGGTCGTGCCATCCCCGCCACGCAAACAGTTCCGATACTGGAACAACGGAAAACCTCACCCAGTAATCCGCCTCCGCGGATCGTGGACGGTCGG CCTGGACCGATTCCTGGAATGCGTCCGCCCATGGGAGCCGGAGCACTGCATCAACCGCAGCAGCGTGGCAGTAGCATGGGCTTCCTGATGCCACTTTACACGGTCGGAATTGTGGTGTTCTTCGGCTACACATTGATGAAG ATAATGTTCAAGAAGCAAGTGCCCAATGAACCGTACGGACCAGCACCTTCGAATCCTTCGTTCCGACAGGAGGTCTTCGGAAAGCAGAACCACAGTCAGGTGGAGGACTTGGGCAGCAGCAAATTGG TTGTTACGGCCATACAAGGTTTGATAGACGCGGCCGATGAGCAATTGAACGGCCAAGACAAGCAGAGGGCGACGAGCGATACTGAAACTGATTCGAATAAG AAAAACGACAACGAAAAAACGAGAGAGCAACTAGACAAGCAGAACCTTTCCAACGGACATGCAAGCACCGACCAGAAACCGGAACAGGAGACAGCGGCGAAGGGAGGCAGGAAACGCCGGGATCTGAGCGCTGAACGGGAACTAACG TCCAAATTGGAAGAAAATTTGCCGGAGCCGCAGACCATTTACTTGGAAGGCGCTTTGGCCCACGAGTCTCAGATTTTGGTGGCCGACTCCCAAACCAAAGAAGAGGTGTACGACTCTGAGCTCAATGGATCAGCCGAGGAACCAGCC ATCATTCTTAGCAGCAGAATGACATTGTCATTGATTAATTTGGACGCAAATCAACAAAATGGAAATGCAGGCAAATCCCCAGTGGAAAGTCCTCTGGCTGATGACATCGAAATAATTGGACACGACGAGCAGTAG
- the LOC119549930 gene encoding uncharacterized protein LOC119549930 isoform X13: protein MPATATSKQRPPAAEEGMTPKKTALIIVTVIGCIAILWPKVFHPMMFGGVPPPKPNLKDQRAAPGGLRQERPAHLHPESIYQAMKERGRAIPATQTVPILEQRKTSPSNPPPRIVDGRPGPIPGMRPPMGAGALHQPQQRGSSMGFLMPLYTVGIVVFFGYTLMKIMFKKQVPNEPYGPAPSNPSFRQEVFGKQNHSQVEDLGSSKLVVTAIQGLIDAADEQLNGQDKQRATSDTETDSNKKNDNEKTREQLDKQNLSNGHASTDQKPEQETAAKGGRKRRDLSAERELTVLGMELTASCEGGHKWTGRPPTPVFRAPSEHSKLEENLPEPQTIYLEGALAHESQILVADSQTKEEVYDSELNGSAEEPAIILSSRMTLSLINLDANQQNGNAGKSPVESPLADDIEIIGHDEQ from the exons ATGCCTGCAACAGCCACATCGAAGCAAAGACCTCCGGCCGCCGAGGAGGGAATGACGCCCAAGAAAACTGCGTTAATCATTGTCACCGTGATCGGATGCATCGCCATTCTCTGGCCAAAGGTCTTCCATCCCATGATGTTCGGCGGGGTTCCGCCGCCCAAGCCAAACTTGAAGGATCAGCGAGCAGCACCCGGCG GTCTGCGCCAGGAGCGTCCAGCCCACCTGCATCCGGAATCCATATATCAGGCCATGAAAGAGCGGGGTCGTGCCATCCCCGCCACGCAAACAGTTCCGATACTGGAACAACGGAAAACCTCACCCAGTAATCCGCCTCCGCGGATCGTGGACGGTCGG CCTGGACCGATTCCTGGAATGCGTCCGCCCATGGGAGCCGGAGCACTGCATCAACCGCAGCAGCGTGGCAGTAGCATGGGCTTCCTGATGCCACTTTACACGGTCGGAATTGTGGTGTTCTTCGGCTACACATTGATGAAG ATAATGTTCAAGAAGCAAGTGCCCAATGAACCGTACGGACCAGCACCTTCGAATCCTTCGTTCCGACAGGAGGTCTTCGGAAAGCAGAACCACAGTCAGGTGGAGGACTTGGGCAGCAGCAAATTGG TTGTTACGGCCATACAAGGTTTGATAGACGCGGCCGATGAGCAATTGAACGGCCAAGACAAGCAGAGGGCGACGAGCGATACTGAAACTGATTCGAATAAG AAAAACGACAACGAAAAAACGAGAGAGCAACTAGACAAGCAGAACCTTTCCAACGGACATGCAAGCACCGACCAGAAACCGGAACAGGAGACAGCGGCGAAGGGAGGCAGGAAACGCCGGGATCTGAGCGCTGAACGGGAACTAACG GTACTCGGCATGGAGTTAACAGCCAGTTGCGAGGGCGGCCACAAGTGGACTGGACGCCCTCCAACGCCTGTTTTCCGAGCGCCAAGCGAACAT TCCAAATTGGAAGAAAATTTGCCGGAGCCGCAGACCATTTACTTGGAAGGCGCTTTGGCCCACGAGTCTCAGATTTTGGTGGCCGACTCCCAAACCAAAGAAGAGGTGTACGACTCTGAGCTCAATGGATCAGCCGAGGAACCAGCC ATCATTCTTAGCAGCAGAATGACATTGTCATTGATTAATTTGGACGCAAATCAACAAAATGGAAATGCAGGCAAATCCCCAGTGGAAAGTCCTCTGGCTGATGACATCGAAATAATTGGACACGACGAGCAGTAG
- the LOC119549930 gene encoding uncharacterized protein LOC119549930 isoform X8, translated as MPATATSKQRPPAAEEGMTPKKTALIIVTVIGCIAILWPKVFHPMMFGGVPPPKPNLKDQRAAPGGCCDVVLDREQFMNVSKKDPIEPFGPRLYRKQINVYTGEISLRQERPAHLHPESIYQAMKERGRAIPATQTVPILEQRKTSPSNPPPRIVDGRPGPIPGMRPPMGAGALHQPQQRGSSMGFLMPLYTVGIVVFFGYTLMKIMFKKQVPNEPYGPAPSNPSFRQEVFGKQNHSQVEDLGSSKLVVTAIQGLIDAADEQLNGQDKQRATSDTETDSNKKNDNEKTREQLDKQNLSNGHASTDQKPEQETAAKGGRKRRDLSAERELTVLGMELTASCEGGHKWTGRPPTPVFRAPSEHSKLEENLPEPQTIYLEGALAHESQILVADSQTKEEVYDSELNGSAEEPAIILSSRMTLSLINLDANQQNGNAGKSPVESPLADDIEIIGHDEQ; from the exons ATGCCTGCAACAGCCACATCGAAGCAAAGACCTCCGGCCGCCGAGGAGGGAATGACGCCCAAGAAAACTGCGTTAATCATTGTCACCGTGATCGGATGCATCGCCATTCTCTGGCCAAAGGTCTTCCATCCCATGATGTTCGGCGGGGTTCCGCCGCCCAAGCCAAACTTGAAGGATCAGCGAGCAGCACCCGGCG GATGTTGTGACGTTGTGCTTGACAGGGAGCAGTTTATGAATGTCTCGAAGAAGGATCCTATAGAGCCATTCGGTCCGCGTTTGTATCGCAAACAAATCAATGTTTACACGGGCGAAATAA GTCTGCGCCAGGAGCGTCCAGCCCACCTGCATCCGGAATCCATATATCAGGCCATGAAAGAGCGGGGTCGTGCCATCCCCGCCACGCAAACAGTTCCGATACTGGAACAACGGAAAACCTCACCCAGTAATCCGCCTCCGCGGATCGTGGACGGTCGG CCTGGACCGATTCCTGGAATGCGTCCGCCCATGGGAGCCGGAGCACTGCATCAACCGCAGCAGCGTGGCAGTAGCATGGGCTTCCTGATGCCACTTTACACGGTCGGAATTGTGGTGTTCTTCGGCTACACATTGATGAAG ATAATGTTCAAGAAGCAAGTGCCCAATGAACCGTACGGACCAGCACCTTCGAATCCTTCGTTCCGACAGGAGGTCTTCGGAAAGCAGAACCACAGTCAGGTGGAGGACTTGGGCAGCAGCAAATTGG TTGTTACGGCCATACAAGGTTTGATAGACGCGGCCGATGAGCAATTGAACGGCCAAGACAAGCAGAGGGCGACGAGCGATACTGAAACTGATTCGAATAAG AAAAACGACAACGAAAAAACGAGAGAGCAACTAGACAAGCAGAACCTTTCCAACGGACATGCAAGCACCGACCAGAAACCGGAACAGGAGACAGCGGCGAAGGGAGGCAGGAAACGCCGGGATCTGAGCGCTGAACGGGAACTAACG GTACTCGGCATGGAGTTAACAGCCAGTTGCGAGGGCGGCCACAAGTGGACTGGACGCCCTCCAACGCCTGTTTTCCGAGCGCCAAGCGAACAT TCCAAATTGGAAGAAAATTTGCCGGAGCCGCAGACCATTTACTTGGAAGGCGCTTTGGCCCACGAGTCTCAGATTTTGGTGGCCGACTCCCAAACCAAAGAAGAGGTGTACGACTCTGAGCTCAATGGATCAGCCGAGGAACCAGCC ATCATTCTTAGCAGCAGAATGACATTGTCATTGATTAATTTGGACGCAAATCAACAAAATGGAAATGCAGGCAAATCCCCAGTGGAAAGTCCTCTGGCTGATGACATCGAAATAATTGGACACGACGAGCAGTAG